Proteins encoded in a region of the Zea mays cultivar B73 chromosome 2, Zm-B73-REFERENCE-NAM-5.0, whole genome shotgun sequence genome:
- the LOC100276898 gene encoding uncharacterized protein LOC100276898, with the protein MSTMGFFQDTRVVGGGSSRTARFLQYQRLECWEDAGVAPSPRSRWRWPWLPTENGKMAPPCLFNVKRLKWSKITSALILPRKVAELSAKIRHASARTEAAATICPAVVFVSPWGLPVLSRPLLVGHKSRYQYHHGKDT; encoded by the coding sequence ATGTCCACGATGGGCTTCTTCCAGGACACCCGCGTCGTCGGTGGTGGCAGCAGCCGGACGGCCAGGTTTCTCCAGTACCAGAGGCTGGAGTGCTGGGAGGACGCCGGAGTCGCTCCCAGTCCCAGGTCCCGGTGGCGGTGGCCGTGGCTGCCGACGGAGAATGGTAAGATGGCTCCCCCCTGTTTGTTCAATGTCAAGAGGCTGAAGTGGAGCAAGATCACCTCGGCTCTGATACTACCAAGGAAGGTTGCTGAGCTCTCCGCAAAGATCCGTCACGCCAGCGCCAGGACCGAGGCCGCCGCCACCATCTGCCCGGCCGTCGTCTTCGTGTCACCGTGGGGGCTTCCTGTGCTCTCCCGGCCACTCTTGGTCGGCCACAAGAGCAGGTACCAGTATCACCATGGAAAGGACACCTGA